A single window of Senegalia massiliensis DNA harbors:
- a CDS encoding tyrosine-type recombinase/integrase codes for MSKTRTKANGEGTIYTQTRNNKKYYRGQIAIGYDEKGNLIRKSFSGYDKKDVLKRMNEYQYKMNTGLISEDDKITLQEWFYTWLFEFRKIDLKPSSFERYEGIYRNYIENSPIGKKKLADIRPAHIQKYMNTLLETKPISTVHTVSKFLSTCLNEAVKQNYIQKNHCKSIKLPKKVKEESFTVFTLDEQKQFIEGIKDHKYEMAFLLNLSTGLRLGELLALKWDDIDFTNNTLTINKSIKRVTFVDKEGKRNNRIIEQTPKTESSNRTVPIPDNIINKLKKYKVKQLETKLKNKEFYEEKNYIFCDKYGHPLDPKNIPRNFKSVLKKAGIREIKYHSLRHTYATRLFEADVPIKTVQSLLGHSDITTTMNIYTHVTKEKKSEAADKINNLFSVQ; via the coding sequence TTGTCAAAGACAAGAACAAAAGCTAATGGAGAAGGTACTATATATACTCAAACAAGAAATAACAAAAAATATTATAGAGGCCAAATTGCCATAGGCTATGATGAAAAAGGAAATTTAATAAGAAAATCCTTCTCTGGATATGACAAAAAAGATGTGCTTAAAAGAATGAATGAATATCAATACAAAATGAATACAGGGTTAATATCAGAAGATGATAAGATAACTCTTCAAGAATGGTTTTACACATGGCTATTTGAATTTAGAAAAATAGATTTAAAACCTTCAAGCTTTGAAAGGTATGAAGGAATATATAGAAACTATATAGAAAATTCTCCTATAGGAAAAAAGAAACTTGCTGATATTAGACCAGCTCATATACAAAAATATATGAATACTCTTTTGGAAACTAAACCTATATCTACAGTTCATACAGTAAGTAAGTTTTTAAGTACTTGTTTAAATGAAGCAGTAAAACAAAACTATATACAAAAGAATCACTGTAAGAGTATTAAACTACCAAAAAAAGTTAAAGAAGAATCCTTCACTGTTTTTACATTAGATGAACAAAAACAATTCATTGAAGGAATTAAAGATCATAAATATGAAATGGCGTTTTTATTAAATTTAAGTACTGGTTTAAGACTTGGAGAACTATTAGCACTTAAATGGGATGATATAGATTTTACTAATAACACACTTACTATAAATAAATCTATAAAACGAGTAACTTTTGTAGATAAAGAAGGAAAAAGAAATAATAGGATAATAGAACAAACTCCTAAAACAGAATCAAGTAATAGAACTGTACCTATACCAGATAATATAATAAATAAACTTAAAAAATACAAAGTAAAACAGCTAGAAACAAAATTAAAAAACAAGGAATTTTATGAAGAAAAAAATTATATTTTCTGCGATAAATATGGTCATCCTTTAGATCCTAAGAATATACCTAGAAACTTTAAATCTGTACTTAAAAAAGCAGGCATTAGAGAGATTAAATATCATTCACTAAGGCATACATATGCCACAAGACTTTTTGAGGCTGACGTACCAATTAAAACTGTTCAGTCTTTACTTGGTCATAGTGATATAACTACTACTATGAATATCTATACTCATGTAACTAAAGAGAAAAAATCTGAAGCTGCAGATAAAATAAATAATTTATTCAGTGTGCAGTAG
- a CDS encoding ImmA/IrrE family metallo-endopeptidase codes for MYENLIRETEEEGIEIVEMKLTNNIKGLYADKIIAINKNIDTNTEKKCILAEELGHYHTSSGDILDQSKLINRKQEKRARIWGYKKLVGMTKLINAYKNNITNRYELADFLDVTEEYIDEALEYYKEYYGISYKIDNYIIYFDPLSILEIWE; via the coding sequence ATGTACGAAAATCTAATAAGAGAAACTGAAGAAGAAGGAATAGAAATTGTGGAAATGAAACTGACAAATAATATAAAGGGTTTGTATGCTGATAAAATCATTGCAATAAATAAAAATATAGATACTAATACAGAAAAAAAGTGTATTCTAGCAGAAGAATTGGGACATTACCACACCTCCAGTGGTGATATATTAGACCAATCAAAATTAATTAATAGAAAACAAGAAAAGAGAGCTAGAATTTGGGGGTATAAAAAACTTGTAGGAATGACTAAATTAATAAATGCTTATAAAAACAACATTACAAATAGATATGAATTAGCTGATTTTTTAGATGTAACAGAAGAATACATAGATGAAGCTCTAGAATATTATAAAGAATATTACGGTATATCGTATAAAATTGATAATTATATAATATATTTTGATCCTTTATCTATCTTAGAAATCTGGGAGTGA
- a CDS encoding helix-turn-helix domain-containing protein — MNLLDRVKELCLENGISQRKLESKLELSNGATSKWGKSSPSADVLQKVSDFFNVSTDYLLGKVPFKNETEAHYSINIAAVKYLLNHKEEIPYYFALGTGLYNMSDNDFDSDIIAYSETLLNKFDKNLSLTDLELYELSHIMFSEVKGHDYTGVIILKNFEDDSFSIRLDLNEINKVNKLNLDKSFFFKSHNTTDDSVFKYNSVLSELVDSKFKNKNEITEDEQINTIAAHHAGENFTEEELEEIQRFKEFVKSRRNN; from the coding sequence ATGAATTTATTAGATAGAGTTAAAGAATTGTGTTTAGAAAATGGAATTTCTCAAAGAAAGTTAGAGTCAAAGTTGGAACTAAGTAATGGTGCAACTTCAAAATGGGGTAAATCATCACCAAGTGCAGATGTACTTCAAAAGGTGTCCGACTTCTTCAATGTCTCAACAGACTACTTGTTGGGTAAAGTACCATTTAAAAATGAAACTGAAGCACACTATTCTATAAATATAGCAGCAGTAAAATATTTGTTAAATCATAAAGAAGAAATCCCTTATTACTTTGCCCTAGGCACAGGTTTATATAATATGTCAGACAATGATTTTGATTCTGATATTATTGCTTACTCTGAAACTTTACTAAATAAATTTGATAAAAATTTATCCTTAACAGATTTAGAATTATATGAGTTATCTCATATAATGTTTTCTGAAGTTAAAGGACATGATTATACTGGAGTTATAATCCTTAAAAATTTTGAGGACGACTCATTTTCAATCCGTTTAGATTTAAATGAAATAAACAAAGTAAATAAGTTAAATTTAGATAAAAGTTTCTTTTTTAAATCTCACAATACGACTGATGATTCAGTCTTTAAATACAATTCAGTTTTAAGTGAATTAGTTGATTCCAAATTCAAAAATAAAAATGAAATAACTGAAGATGAACAAATAAATACAATAGCAGCCCATCATGCCGGGGAAAATTTTACTGAAGAGGAATTAGAAGAAATTCAAAGATTTAAGGAGTTTGTTAAGTCTAGAAGAAATAACTAA
- a CDS encoding helix-turn-helix domain-containing protein, protein MYQKIKKLCKDRNISIYYLEKQLELSTGSICKWEKSTPRADTIFKVANYFGVSIEYLLESSSYKHKEKGSVN, encoded by the coding sequence ATGTACCAAAAAATAAAAAAATTGTGTAAAGACAGAAATATATCCATTTACTATTTAGAAAAACAATTAGAACTTTCAACAGGAAGTATTTGTAAATGGGAAAAATCAACTCCTAGAGCAGATACTATATTTAAAGTAGCTAATTATTTTGGGGTTTCAATTGAATACTTACTTGAATCATCAAGTTATAAACATAAGGAGAAAGGGAGTGTCAATTAA
- a CDS encoding helix-turn-helix domain-containing protein yields MEPSITVTPPETKDISKMIENHKKEIKRKTLNISELAKVLGISKDKARRLTHSKDFPVIILGVSRLTIISKLDEWLENNIGSELI; encoded by the coding sequence ATGGAACCAAGTATAACTGTGACACCACCAGAAACTAAAGATATATCTAAAATGATTGAAAATCATAAAAAAGAGATTAAAAGAAAAACACTTAATATTTCAGAATTAGCTAAGGTCTTAGGAATAAGTAAGGATAAAGCTAGAAGATTAACTCATTCTAAAGATTTCCCAGTTATTATTCTTGGAGTTTCAAGACTCACTATTATATCAAAGCTAGATGAGTGGTTAGAAAATAACATAGGGAGTGAACTTATATGA
- a CDS encoding phage antirepressor produces the protein MKIFEKEEFGQVRVIRKNNEPWFVGKDIAEILGYSNTSKAVLMHVDEDEKAEFPIWDGRQNRKTYLINESGMYSLILSSKLPSAKRFKRWITHEVIPSIRKHGTYMTDEKIEEVLTDPDTIIKIATQLKEEKEKRLQAERFNKQIAASQNSLLVREVAKVASKKGIVIGEKRLWNKLRNWGLILKDSTEPKQTGMDRGYFEVNEGVKETRKGTFTYRTTRVTGKGQAYIIDRLIKEKSEEAV, from the coding sequence ATGAAGATATTTGAAAAAGAAGAATTTGGACAAGTGAGAGTAATTAGAAAGAATAATGAGCCTTGGTTTGTAGGAAAAGATATAGCAGAAATATTAGGATATTCAAATACAAGTAAAGCTGTATTGATGCATGTAGATGAAGATGAAAAAGCTGAATTCCCAATTTGGGATGGCAGGCAAAATAGAAAAACATATCTTATAAATGAAAGTGGAATGTATAGCTTGATTTTAAGTTCTAAGTTACCATCAGCAAAAAGGTTTAAAAGATGGATTACTCATGAGGTTATTCCAAGTATAAGAAAACACGGAACATATATGACAGATGAAAAAATAGAAGAAGTTTTAACAGATCCAGATACAATTATTAAAATTGCTACTCAACTAAAGGAAGAAAAGGAAAAAAGGTTACAAGCTGAAAGATTTAACAAACAAATAGCAGCAAGTCAAAATTCACTTTTAGTTAGAGAAGTGGCAAAAGTAGCAAGTAAGAAAGGAATAGTTATAGGAGAAAAAAGACTTTGGAATAAATTAAGAAATTGGGGATTAATATTAAAAGATTCAACAGAACCAAAGCAAACTGGTATGGACAGAGGATATTTTGAAGTTAATGAAGGTGTAAAAGAAACTAGAAAAGGAACTTTCACTTATAGAACTACACGTGTTACTGGAAAAGGACAAGCTTATATTATAGACAGATTAATAAAAGAAAAATCAGAGGAGGCAGTGTAG
- a CDS encoding siphovirus Gp157 family protein gives MKLYELTETYNNILNLLEDDDAEVEGLEKALEQLEEDINVKAENIAKLVKNIESDINSIKEEEKRLRSKKNTLQNKVKSLKDYLYDQLKATGNKKVKTPLFSVWYQNNAPSLEIVDEYKIPDEFIEYEKKILTRDILNVIKSGLEVEGVNLKQTESLRIR, from the coding sequence ATGAAATTATATGAATTAACAGAAACATACAATAACATTTTAAACTTACTAGAAGATGATGATGCAGAAGTAGAAGGACTAGAAAAGGCACTTGAACAATTAGAGGAAGATATAAATGTTAAAGCTGAAAATATAGCTAAATTAGTTAAAAATATTGAGTCAGACATCAATAGTATCAAAGAAGAAGAAAAAAGACTTAGAAGTAAGAAGAACACTCTACAGAACAAAGTTAAAAGTCTTAAAGATTATTTATATGACCAGTTAAAAGCTACAGGAAATAAGAAGGTTAAAACTCCACTTTTTAGCGTTTGGTATCAGAATAATGCCCCTTCATTAGAGATAGTAGATGAATATAAGATTCCAGATGAATTTATTGAGTACGAGAAAAAGATACTTACTAGAGATATTTTAAATGTAATTAAAAGTGGATTAGAAGTTGAAGGAGTAAACCTTAAACAAACAGAGTCATTAAGAATAAGATAG
- a CDS encoding LysM peptidoglycan-binding domain-containing protein, with translation MQKRYRSFIKNIFSLAIIILFLVLFINTVKIDSTSYKEYKEVSYTVTYGDTLWSIAGEHIPPSEDKRIYIHEIKKINNLESSNLQIGQKLIILTEEE, from the coding sequence ATGCAAAAACGATATAGGTCTTTTATAAAAAATATATTTTCCCTTGCTATTATTATACTATTTTTAGTCTTGTTTATCAATACGGTGAAAATAGATAGTACAAGCTATAAGGAGTATAAAGAGGTATCGTATACAGTTACATATGGAGATACTCTTTGGAGCATAGCAGGGGAGCATATTCCTCCTAGTGAGGATAAAAGGATTTATATACATGAGATAAAAAAGATTAATAATTTAGAAAGTAGCAATTTACAAATAGGGCAAAAGCTGATTATTTTAACAGAAGAGGAGTGA
- a CDS encoding phage replisome organizer N-terminal domain-containing protein produces MADNKKYYYLKLKDNFFESEEMIILESMPDGYLYSNILLKLYLRSLKDEGRLMFKGRIPYNPTILAQITRHSVGVVEKAISTFQELGLIEILDNGAIYMLDIQNFIGQSSSEADRKRNYRRRIEKEQRQLSGQMSEDKKDKCPDKNPPEREIELEREIELETKTRDKYKNEDSSSSFDKEFKELAQLYQKCGFDVNGMTPEWIEENLKKYGYEWFKNALLEAESRSKRTKKYVDAILNNWKTEGGMTLRREGANNENSKGNNEQHDEYAGLGLSIG; encoded by the coding sequence ATGGCTGATAATAAAAAATATTACTATCTAAAATTAAAGGATAATTTTTTTGAAAGTGAAGAAATGATAATTCTTGAAAGTATGCCAGATGGTTACTTGTACTCTAATATACTTCTTAAATTATATCTCAGAAGTTTAAAAGATGAAGGTAGGTTAATGTTCAAAGGTAGAATACCTTATAATCCTACTATTTTAGCACAGATTACAAGACACTCTGTAGGAGTAGTTGAAAAAGCTATAAGCACATTTCAAGAGTTAGGTTTGATTGAAATTTTAGACAATGGAGCCATTTACATGCTTGATATACAGAATTTCATAGGACAAAGTTCATCAGAGGCAGATAGAAAAAGAAATTATAGAAGAAGAATAGAAAAAGAACAAAGACAATTGTCTGGACAAATGTCCGAAGATAAAAAAGACAAATGTCCGGACAAAAATCCACCAGAGAGAGAGATAGAGTTAGAGAGAGAGATAGAGTTAGAGACAAAGACTAGAGATAAATATAAAAACGAAGATTCTAGTAGTAGTTTTGATAAAGAATTTAAAGAATTAGCACAACTTTACCAAAAATGTGGATTTGATGTAAATGGAATGACTCCAGAATGGATAGAAGAAAATTTAAAAAAATATGGTTATGAGTGGTTTAAAAATGCACTACTAGAAGCAGAAAGTAGAAGTAAGAGAACTAAAAAGTACGTAGATGCAATATTAAATAACTGGAAAACTGAAGGTGGAATGACTCTAAGAAGGGAAGGAGCTAATAATGAAAACTCTAAGGGAAATAATGAACAACATGACGAATACGCAGGACTTGGACTTAGTATCGGATGA
- a CDS encoding ATP-binding protein, whose translation MDLVSDDYCEKCGDSQAMVINMLGTDTKVRKLCDCQKIERDKRIEEEKNRDRQMRLEKLRNNSLMDDEFKKCTFQNFIVDDKNKKMYDLAKRYCNKWPQMKKENVGILFHGKPGRGKTFLTFCIANELLGKGVPLIAMSTLGLLSKIKATYGKWGDAGEVQVINSLKNASLLILDDLGAENSTTWTKEKLYEIIDSRYRNKKPMIVSTNLTLEQLKNKLTTDDGVTRTYDRLIEMCYPLEIKGYSRRIKTAKEKEKIIQSLLS comes from the coding sequence TTGGACTTAGTATCGGATGATTATTGTGAAAAATGTGGAGATAGCCAAGCCATGGTAATAAATATGCTTGGTACAGATACAAAAGTAAGAAAGTTATGTGATTGTCAGAAAATAGAAAGAGATAAAAGAATAGAAGAAGAAAAAAACAGAGATAGACAAATGAGATTAGAAAAGTTAAGAAATAACTCTTTAATGGATGATGAATTTAAGAAATGTACATTTCAAAACTTTATAGTAGATGACAAAAATAAAAAAATGTACGACTTAGCAAAAAGATACTGCAATAAGTGGCCACAAATGAAAAAGGAAAATGTCGGGATATTATTCCATGGCAAACCTGGTAGAGGTAAAACTTTCTTAACTTTCTGTATAGCAAATGAATTACTAGGCAAAGGAGTTCCTTTAATTGCTATGAGTACATTAGGACTACTAAGCAAAATAAAAGCCACATACGGGAAATGGGGAGATGCAGGTGAGGTACAAGTTATCAATAGTCTTAAAAATGCTAGTTTATTAATTTTAGATGATTTAGGAGCAGAAAATTCTACTACTTGGACTAAAGAAAAGCTATACGAAATTATTGATAGTAGATATAGAAATAAAAAACCTATGATAGTTTCTACAAATTTAACTCTAGAGCAACTAAAAAATAAGCTAACAACAGATGATGGAGTAACAAGAACTTATGACAGATTAATAGAAATGTGCTATCCATTAGAGATAAAAGGATATAGCAGAAGAATTAAAACTGCTAAAGAAAAAGAAAAAATAATACAAAGTCTTTTAAGTTAG
- a CDS encoding single-stranded DNA-binding protein — MNKVVIIGRLTKDPELRFLPGNGTAVSQFNLAVDKNLSKDKKQEFEQAGKPTADFIRIVVWGKQAENCANYLAKGRLVAVEGRIETRSYENSEGNRVYITEVVAERVQFLEFGNKNKNNSNSSNNGYGNMDGFQPVDDEDIPF, encoded by the coding sequence ATGAATAAGGTAGTGATTATTGGGAGATTAACAAAGGATCCAGAACTAAGATTTTTACCTGGTAATGGAACTGCAGTATCACAATTTAATTTAGCAGTAGATAAAAATCTATCTAAAGATAAAAAGCAAGAATTTGAACAGGCAGGAAAACCTACAGCAGATTTTATACGAATAGTTGTCTGGGGAAAACAAGCAGAGAATTGTGCAAACTATCTTGCTAAAGGTAGGCTTGTAGCAGTAGAAGGTAGGATAGAAACTAGAAGTTATGAAAATTCAGAAGGGAATAGGGTTTACATTACCGAGGTTGTAGCTGAAAGAGTACAATTCTTAGAGTTTGGAAACAAGAATAAAAATAACTCTAATTCTAGTAATAATGGATATGGAAATATGGATGGATTTCAACCAGTAGATGATGAGGATATTCCATTTTAA
- a CDS encoding YopX family protein encodes MREIKFRGKSLITDEWVYGFYYNVPDCRKDNLRHIIAYPNNGPGRQTLHEPINLDTLGQYTGLKDIKGIEIYEGDFLIYESFGGKREIIEVWYEDDWAAFNFGNKKLSYIKNTMEVIGNIYENPELLEV; translated from the coding sequence ATGAGAGAGATTAAGTTTAGAGGGAAAAGTTTAATTACTGATGAATGGGTCTATGGATTTTATTATAACGTACCTGATTGCAGAAAAGACAATTTAAGACATATAATAGCTTATCCTAATAATGGACCAGGACGACAAACTTTACATGAACCTATAAACCTAGATACATTAGGTCAATATACAGGATTAAAAGATATAAAAGGAATTGAAATATATGAAGGAGACTTCTTAATATATGAAAGTTTTGGTGGTAAGAGAGAAATTATAGAAGTTTGGTATGAGGATGATTGGGCGGCTTTTAATTTTGGGAACAAGAAACTATCTTATATAAAAAACACTATGGAAGTAATAGGAAATATATACGAAAATCCAGAGCTACTAGAGGTGTAA
- a CDS encoding DUF1064 domain-containing protein: MNWELEDLEKALKSGNVKINEKSPYHPKKSNKNTTISKNNTKNPTKKQKLNNKPSWIDGMFFRSKLEGKKYNQLKMLNQGKAIKGFCMQPLFILTEGTDKDNRAITYKADFIVFYNDNTYEIIDTKGMETQQFKRVKKMFRNKYPELYLKIEKEV; this comes from the coding sequence ATGAATTGGGAGTTAGAGGATTTAGAAAAAGCACTTAAAAGTGGAAATGTAAAAATAAATGAAAAAAGTCCATATCATCCAAAGAAATCTAACAAAAACACAACTATATCCAAGAATAATACTAAAAATCCAACTAAAAAACAAAAATTAAATAATAAACCTAGTTGGATTGATGGGATGTTTTTTAGAAGTAAATTAGAAGGTAAGAAGTATAATCAATTAAAAATGTTAAACCAGGGAAAAGCAATAAAAGGGTTTTGTATGCAGCCTTTATTCATATTGACAGAAGGAACTGATAAGGACAATAGAGCGATAACCTATAAGGCAGATTTTATAGTATTCTACAATGACAATACCTATGAAATTATTGATACAAAAGGAATGGAGACTCAACAGTTTAAAAGAGTGAAGAAAATGTTTAGAAATAAATATCCAGAGCTATATTTGAAAATTGAGAAGGAGGTTTGA
- a CDS encoding replication terminator protein, with amino-acid sequence MKNDINLEKFAGGALAEKFNVGLKEVLENIADPNTDARKKRKMTVELEFKSDEERELSMVDIVVKTKLAPNMPVATKIIIDKDGQGGIVASEYNNQVKGQRYMRVNEETGEILNDDEAVDTRGIKILK; translated from the coding sequence ATGAAAAATGATATAAATTTAGAAAAGTTTGCAGGTGGAGCATTAGCAGAAAAATTTAACGTGGGATTAAAAGAGGTATTAGAAAATATAGCAGATCCAAACACAGATGCAAGAAAGAAAAGAAAAATGACAGTAGAATTAGAGTTTAAATCAGATGAAGAAAGAGAACTATCTATGGTTGATATAGTAGTTAAAACTAAACTGGCTCCTAATATGCCAGTAGCAACAAAAATAATCATTGATAAAGATGGACAAGGGGGTATAGTGGCAAGTGAATATAATAACCAGGTAAAGGGTCAAAGGTACATGAGGGTAAATGAAGAAACTGGCGAGATATTAAATGATGATGAAGCAGTAGATACTAGAGGAATAAAAATATTAAAATAA
- a CDS encoding putative HNHc nuclease codes for MNYYSQVIGIKETDKGTDLIVRIPGEKVKHKIIKVKNGNVINSEIKIDDNRIITSDQRKKIYATIKDISDYLGEWPSYYKEFLKFNFCFKNNIEYFSLSDCSISIAREFITYLIDFILEHDIPLSDKVLNRVDDIDRYLYGCIKHKRCCICGRRAELHHVDVIGIGNNRNTLDDSKYRKMALCREHHTESHKIGQDTFNKKYKVYGITYEDIS; via the coding sequence ATGAACTACTACTCACAAGTAATAGGGATAAAAGAAACAGATAAAGGAACAGATTTAATAGTAAGAATACCTGGTGAAAAAGTAAAACATAAAATAATAAAAGTGAAAAATGGAAATGTGATTAACAGTGAAATTAAGATAGATGATAATAGGATAATAACATCCGACCAAAGAAAGAAAATATATGCAACTATAAAAGATATATCAGATTATCTTGGAGAATGGCCAAGTTATTATAAAGAGTTTTTAAAGTTTAACTTTTGCTTTAAGAACAATATAGAATATTTTTCTCTTAGTGATTGCAGCATTAGTATAGCAAGAGAATTTATAACCTACCTAATAGATTTTATCCTGGAACACGATATACCATTATCAGATAAAGTCTTAAATCGTGTAGACGATATAGATAGATATTTATATGGATGCATTAAACACAAAAGATGTTGTATATGTGGAAGAAGAGCAGAATTACATCATGTAGATGTAATAGGTATAGGTAACAATAGAAATACTTTAGATGATAGCAAATATAGGAAAATGGCACTATGCAGAGAACATCATACAGAGTCACACAAAATAGGACAAGATACCTTTAATAAGAAATATAAAGTCTATGGAATCACATATGAAGATATAAGTTAA